From a single Miscanthus floridulus cultivar M001 chromosome 8, ASM1932011v1, whole genome shotgun sequence genomic region:
- the LOC136474721 gene encoding uncharacterized protein, producing the protein MGNCQAAEAANVLLQHPGGRVERLYWSTSAAEVMRANPGHYVALVTLRVAEERQDDPGGERRTVRLTRVKVLKPKETLLLGHVYRLITTQVVTKAVQARKEKQRKAQQQLLGSRQGTPRGAAEEEDDDEAALDASLDQLARQDNGSRSSSARHRQWRPSLQSIDEATS; encoded by the exons ATGGGGAACTGccaggcggcggaggcggcgaacGTGCTGCTCCAGCACCCGGGCGGGCGCGTCGAGCGGCTCTACTGGTCCACCAGCGCCGCCGAGGTCATGCGCGCCAACCCGGGCCACTACGTCGCGCTCGTCACGCTCCGCGTCGCCGAGGAGCGGCAGGACGACCCCGGCGGCGAGCGGCGCACCGTACGCCTCACGCGCGTCAAGGTGCTCAAGCCCAAGGAGACGCTGCTCCTCGGCCACGTCTACCGCCTCATCACCACCCAGG TGGTGACGAAGGCGGTGCAGGCGAGGAAGGAGAAGCAGAGGAAagcgcagcagcagctgctggggTCGAGGCAGGGCACGCCGAGGGGCGcggccgaggaggaggacgacgacgaggcagCCTTGGACGCCAGCCTTGATCAG TTGGCGCGTCAGGACAACGGCAGCCGGAGCTCCAGTGCGCGGCACCGGCAATGGCGGCCGTCGCTGCAGAGCATCGACGAGGCCACGAGCTGA